The window CTCCTTCAGCCCGACCTTGTCGAGCAGGATCAGGGCTTCGGGGACGACCTCGTCGCGCCGGCGCCCCAGGACCTGGACCGGCGCCTCGATGATGTTTTCGAGCACCGTCTTATGCGGGAAGAGATTGAAGTGCTGAAAAACCATCCCCATACGGGTGCGGACGGCATTGAGATGACGTTGGAAGGCCCGCCCCGAAAGGTCCGTGCGGTTGACCCGCTCTCCAGCAAGGAAGACCTCCCCCGCTGTCGGCTTTTCCAGGTGATTGATGCAGCGAAGCAGGGTGCTTTTGCCGGAGCCGCTGGGGCCGATCAGGACCAGCACCTCCCTGCGCGCCGCCTCCAGGTCGATCCCCTTGAGCACTTCATGCCTGCCGAAGCGCTTGCGCAGACCGCGCAGGGCGATCATCGGTCCGGCGTGGCTCTCCAGGGCGGATTCCAGGCTCATGCCGCCCCCCATGCCGTGCGCCGCTCCACCTGGCGCAGCAGGACGGTGGCGCCGGTGGTCAGAACCGCATAGAGCAGGGCCGCCATCAGGTACATTTCAAACGGCCTGTAGGTGGAGCCGATCAGGCGCTGGGCGGTCAGGGTCAGTTCCACCAGGGTGATGGTGGAGACCAGCGAGGTGTCCTTGATCAGGATGACGAAGTTGTTCCCCAGCGGCGGTATGATCAGGCGAATCGCCTGCGGCAGGACGATGCGGCGCATGGTCAGCCCCGGCCCCATGCCGAGGGAGCGGGCGGCCTCGACCTGCCCGGAGGGGACGGAGAGAATGCCGGCCCGGATCGTTTCGGCGTTGTAAGCGCCGGTGTTCAGGGCCAGGGCCAGCACCCCCGACCAGAACGGGCTGAGGCTGAGGCCGAACTGCGGCAGGCCGTAGTAGATGATGAAAAGCTGCACCAGCAGCGGCGTCGAGCGGACCAGCCAGACGTAGAACCGTGCCGGCCAGCGGAAGAGCGGGTTCTTCGAAAGGACGCAGAGCGCCGCAATCAGTCCGGCGGCCAGACCGAAGACCAGCGACACCAGGGAGATCTGCAGGGTGAGCAGGGCTCCCTTCAGCAGAAAGGGGAAGTAATGGGTGATGACCGACCAGTCAAGGACCATGATTGCCTTTGATCAGAAGGAGGAGAGTCAGCGCGCGTCGATCTTGAGCCACTGCATGCTGATCCTGCGGTAGTCGCTTCGTTCCCTGATCTTTTCCAGGGCCGCGTCGATCGCCTGTTTCAGTTCCGGGTTCCCCTTGCGCAGCGCGATCCCCATGCGCTCCTCGTAAAGGAGCGGGCCGGCCATTTTGATGGGAGCGTTCTTTTCATCGATGGCGATGGCGCCGACGATCCGATCGGTGATGAATCCGTCGATGCGCCGGTTGACCACTTCGAGGATCATCTCGGGCACCCCCTTGTAGGTCCGCACCTCGGTATCCGGCAGATTCTTCCGCACCCACTCTTCGTAGGTCGTGCCGAGTGTCACACCCACCGTTCTGCCCCCAAGCTCTTCCGCGGAGTCGAGACTCGAGCCGCGCCCGACGAACAGCTGGGCTCCGGAGCGATAGTACGGCTCNNNNNNNNNNNNNNNNNNNNNNNNNNNNNNNNNNNNNNNNNNNNNNNNNNNNNNNNNNNNNNNNNNNNNNNNNNNNNNNNNNNNNNNNNNNNNNNNNNNNATGGCCGTGCAGATTTCCACGTCGAACCCCGTGAGCCGGTTGTTCTCGTCCACGAAATTGAACGGGGGATACTGCCCGGTCATGGCGAAGGAAAGCTCCCCTTTCTGTTTGATGTCGGCCAGTTCGCCGGCGGTGCAGGGGGAAACGGTGGAAATGAAGAGCAGAAAGACGGCAGCGACAAGGACAGGTCTGGGCATTTGCGTCCTCCTTGTGGGAAGTCGCCGCTTCTACCGGTCAGGCAAAACGACGGGGTTTGTGGGGACCGACGGGCAAAATCGTTAATGAACCTAACATAAACCCGCATGATTGGTCAAAGAGGGACATGACCTTCGACGACGGAAGAGATCATCGCTTTACGCTCCCCGCAGAGGGATCGATAAGAGCTCCTTGCTTTTTCCCTGCACGGTGATAAATGGAAGCCAAGGGTAAACCAATAACAACAAGGAGGCTCGAAATGAAACATATCCGCAAATACTTCGTCTTCATGACCATCGCCGCGGCGCTGCTCGTCTGGGGCTGCGAGCGAAAGGAAACCACCCCGACAGAACAGCGGCAAGAACAGCAGCAACCGGCTCAACAACCCGGTCAGCAGCCTGCTCAGCAGCCGGGACAGCAGCAAGGCCAGCAGTAGCGGTCGGAGGGCCAGGGCCCTCCCAAATGCAAGAAGGGCGGCTGGATGCCGCCCTTCTCTTTTCAGCGTCGTACCTTCCTGACCGGAGCTTTACTGCATACGCTCCCGTTTTTCCTCTTGCTGCTCCAGCTTTTGCTCCATTTGCTCCTGCTTTTGCTCCATCTGTTGTTCCATTTGCTGAGGCTGCTGCATCTGCTGCGGCTCCTGCTGCCCTTCCCAGTAAGGGGCGACGCCGTAGTACTGATGGATCTGCTCGGCCTGCCGGCGATCCAGGATTTCCTGGATGTCGCCTTGGGGAGCGTTCTTCAACTGTTCCTTGCTCACATTCACCATCAGCATGGGCTTATCACCCTCCGCCTGCTGCTGGAGCTGCACGGCCTTCCAGGGGATAACGGCTTTTTCGCCGCCCATGCCCCAGAAGCCGCCGGAGGTCACCACCACATACGCGATCTGCCCATCCTGGCTGTCCAGCACGACCTTGTCCACGCTGCCGATCTCTTCGCCCTGCTGGTTCTGGATCTTCATCCCCTCGATCTCATTCGCCGTCATCAGCTGCTGGGCATACTGGCTCTTCTGCTGTCCTTCCTGACGGGCCTGCTGCTGTTGCATCGGCTGTTCCTGCTTCTGCTGCTTCTGCTCTCCCATCTTCTCCTCGGCGGCAAAGCCGCCGGCGGCCAACAGGAGACTGCATCCTGCGACAAAGGCTGAAATGTAGATGCTCTTTTTCATCTCCTTTTCCTTTCCGTGTCATGATGCCCCGGAGCCCATCTCCGGAGGACTTTTTCTTTACCGCATCAACACTTATCACCGTTACCGTGGGTGTCAAGCGACCTTCTTTATCCGACCAAAGAGAGAATTTCAGGCGCGCCCGGCCGCTTCAAGCCGCCTCTTCTGGATGAGCTTCCCCGTTGCAGGGTTTTTCCTTAACTGTCACTGGAAAAAATGATATTTTGACGCGATTCTGTTTACTGCAATGAAAACTGCTTGAATTTCAGGAGGATGGAACCATGCCCATACCGGATTTTCAGTCGTTGATGCTGCCGTTGCTGGAATTCGCCGCCGATGGGAGGGAGCGTTCTTTGTCCGAGGCTCGAGAGGGACCTCCGGGTCTTGACTTTCTGACATTTGCTGAAAAGGATCGCGCGGAGGGGGGAAAATGCAGAAAACAGAATCTACCGGAAACTCAAAAGCTTTCAGGTGGCGCGTTCAGGGGTGCAGAACATCGCCGAGGGAAGCCAGGCCTCGGGGACTTCGAAAAAGATGGAGCTCAAGCTCACCAACGTGGCCAGGGCCAGCCTGGAGGAGTTGAGACTCGACTACGAGGATTTTTTGCGGCAGCGTGGCCTCCCCCTCTGGGAGCGCGACGATCCCCGCCGGCAGGAGCTGATCGATCGGTGGTGTGTCAGAGTTGATGATGTGGTGCAGTGGGTCAGGGAAAAACATGACGGTGGACCTGGTGGACAGAGTGGACTGGATGGACAAAAATCGTCTGCCACCTATCCCGAGCTTGCCGCCAACGCCGCGCTGGTACTACTGGCCGTCGCCTGCAGCCTGCTCGACAGACAGCTGGCCGCCCAGGCAACCGCATTCGAAACCGAAGGCGGCTTCACCGAACGCCTCTACCGCGTCCGCTCCGCGAAGCGATCCACCCGGTCCAGAAAGTCCACTCCGTCTACCGATTAAAAATTCAACGCCACTTGCCCCGCCTCCCCCTCATCCCACCCTCCCCCAAGGGCCTTTATCAGAAATGCGCTCGTCTCCAGCTGCAGGCCGAGAACGCGAACGGCCTGGCGCTGATACTGGAGCATGCCCCGCTCGGCGTCGACCACCTCGAGGTAGCTGACCATCCCCGCCCGGTACCGTTTGCGGCTGAGTTCCGCCGCCTCTTCGGCGGCCGTGACGGCCTTCTCCAGGGAATCGGCCTCTTCGCTCAGATACCTCAGGCCGGAGAGGCCGTCCTCGACCTCCCCGATGGCGGCGAGGACCGTCGCTCGGTAATCGGCGGCCGTTTCGTTCCAGAAGGCCTCGCTTCTTCGCAGGTTGGCCCGGTTGCGCCCGCCGTCGAAGAGGGGGAGGGAGACGGCCGGTCCGAGGGCCCAGGTGTGGTTGTCCCAGGAGAAGAGGTCGGAGAGCTCGGTGCTCTGGAATCCGGCGGTTCCGAACAGGGTGACGGCGGGGAAAAAGGCGGCATGGGCCACGCCGATGCGGGCGTTGGCGGCGGCCATGCGGCGCTCGGCGGCGGCCACGTCAGGGCGCCGCTCCAGCAGGGTGGAGGGGAGGCCGGGGACGAGGGACGGAGGAGCGAGATCGAGGGGATTGCTTGCCACGGCTAAGCCGGAGGCCGGCTGCCCCGTGAGGACCGCCAGGGCGTGGACCAGGGCCGCGCGGCTGCGTAGGACGCTCTTCACGTCCGCCTCGGCCGCGGCCAGCTCCGTCTCGGCGCGGTTGAGGTCCAGCTTGGAAATATCTCCGGCCTCGAAACGGCTGCGGACCAGTTGCAGGTTCTCTTCCCTCAGCTCGATGGCGCGGCGCAGCAGGAGCGATTCGCTGTCCAGAGCCCGCAGGGTGAACCAGAGCCGGGCCACCTCGGTCTGAAGGGAGAGCCGGGCGCTGTGGTAGTCGGCGGCCGAGGCCTCCGCCTCCGCGGCGGCGGTCTCCACCGAGTTGCGCACCCTCCCCCAGAGGTCGATCTCGTACCCCAGGTCGACGGGGAGGTCGATGAAGGTGGAGGTCTCCCCCTCCCCGGTGCGGGAGAAGTCGGCGGAGGTGCGGGAGCGGAAGGCGCTGGCGCCCAGGTCGATTCGGGGGACCCGGTCCGCCCGGCTGAACCCGAGCGCGGCCCGGGCCTGAGCGACCCGGGACAGAGCGATCTGCAGTCCGGGGTTGGCGGCCATGGCCTGCTCTTCCAGGCGGTTCAGGGCCGGATCGCCGAAGACGGTCCACCAGGCGCCGCGGGGGACGGCGTCACGGGGTTCGGCCGGCCGCCAAGGGGCGGTTTCCTGCCAGGTGAGGGGCATGGGGGGGGCGGGGGGATTGTAGGATGGGCCCACGGTGCAGGCGGAGAGAA is drawn from Desulfuromonas sp. TF and contains these coding sequences:
- a CDS encoding transporter substrate-binding domain-containing protein, producing EPYYRSGAQLFVGRGSSLDSAEELGGRTVGVTLGTTYEEWVRKNLPDTEVRTYKGVPEMILEVVNRRIDGFITDRIVGAIAIDEKNAPIKMAGPLLYEERMGIALRKGNPELKQAIDAALEKIRERSDYRRISMQWLKIDAR
- a CDS encoding PRC-barrel domain-containing protein, whose product is MKKSIYISAFVAGCSLLLAAGGFAAEEKMGEQKQQKQEQPMQQQQARQEGQQKSQYAQQLMTANEIEGMKIQNQQGEEIGSVDKVVLDSQDGQIAYVVVTSGGFWGMGGEKAVIPWKAVQLQQQAEGDKPMLMVNVSKEQLKNAPQGDIQEILDRRQAEQIHQYYGVAPYWEGQQEPQQMQQPQQMEQQMEQKQEQMEQKLEQQEEKRERMQ
- a CDS encoding amino acid ABC transporter permease; protein product: MVLDWSVITHYFPFLLKGALLTLQISLVSLVFGLAAGLIAALCVLSKNPLFRWPARFYVWLVRSTPLLVQLFIIYYGLPQFGLSLSPFWSGVLALALNTGAYNAETIRAGILSVPSGQVEAARSLGMGPGLTMRRIVLPQAIRLIIPPLGNNFVILIKDTSLVSTITLVELTLTAQRLIGSTYRPFEMYLMAALLYAVLTTGATVLLRQVERRTAWGAA
- a CDS encoding efflux transporter outer membrane subunit, which encodes MIRKIRKAWFIFSALLLSACTVGPSYNPPAPPMPLTWQETAPWRPAEPRDAVPRGAWWTVFGDPALNRLEEQAMAANPGLQIALSRVAQARAALGFSRADRVPRIDLGASAFRSRTSADFSRTGEGETSTFIDLPVDLGYEIDLWGRVRNSVETAAAEAEASAADYHSARLSLQTEVARLWFTLRALDSESLLLRRAIELREENLQLVRSRFEAGDISKLDLNRAETELAAAEADVKSVLRSRAALVHALAVLTGQPASGLAVASNPLDLAPPSLVPGLPSTLLERRPDVAAAERRMAAANARIGVAHAAFFPAVTLFGTAGFQSTELSDLFSWDNHTWALGPAVSLPLFDGGRNRANLRRSEAFWNETAADYRATVLAAIGEVEDGLSGLRYLSEEADSLEKAVTAAEEAAELSRKRYRAGMVSYLEVVDAERGMLQYQRQAVRVLGLQLETSAFLIKALGGGWDEGEAGQVALNF
- a CDS encoding transporter substrate-binding domain-containing protein — its product is MPRPVLVAAVFLLFISTVSPCTAGELADIKQKGELSFAMTGQYPPFNFVDENNRLTGFDVEICTA
- a CDS encoding amino acid ABC transporter ATP-binding protein — encoded protein: MIALRGLRKRFGRHEVLKGIDLEAARREVLVLIGPSGSGKSTLLRCINHLEKPTAGEVFLAGERVNRTDLSGRAFQRHLNAVRTRMGMVFQHFNLFPHKTVLENIIEAPVQVLGRRRDEVVPEALILLDKVGLKEKQDAYPGRLSGGQQQRVAIARALAMRPSVMLFDEVTSALDPELVGEVLGVMEDLAREGMTMMVVTHEMGFAERVGDRVIFMDDGRIVETAKPAEMFARPKEERTRRFLADVLK